A stretch of the Takifugu flavidus isolate HTHZ2018 chromosome 1, ASM371156v2, whole genome shotgun sequence genome encodes the following:
- the arl4d gene encoding ADP-ribosylation factor-like protein 4D, translating to MGNHLTDMAPSAPSFLPGFHSLHVVVIGLDSAGKTSLLYRLKLKEFVKTIPTKGFNTEKVRVPVGTSRSICFQVWDVGGQEKLRPLWKSYTRRTDGMVFVVDSTELERMEEARVELHKITRTSENQGVPVLILANKQDSDSALSVSEVEKLLSVHELSMYTLHHVQGCSAVDGRGLQPGLEKLHEMILKRKKMMKHSRNRRR from the coding sequence ATGGGGAACCACCTGACCGACATGGCTCCCAGCGCGCCCTCCTTCCTCCCGGGCTTCCACTCGCTGCACGTGGTGGTGATCGGGCTGGACTCGGCCGGGAAAACCTCGCTGCTCTACCGGCTGAAGCTGAAGGAGTTCGTGAAAACCATCCCGACCAAAGGCTTCAACACGGAGAAGGTCAGAGTGCCCGTGGGGACATCCCGGAGCATCTGCTTCCAGGTGTGGGACGTGGGCGGGCAGGAGAAGCTGCGGCCCCTGTGGAAGTCCTACACCCGTCGGACGGACGGGATGGTGTTCGTGGTGGACTCCACGGagctggagaggatggaggaggcccGGGTGGAGCTGCACAAGATCACGCGCACCTCCGAGAACCAGGGGGTGCCCGTGCTCATCCTGGCCAACAAGCAGGATTCGGACTCGGCGCTGTCGGTGAGCgaggtggagaagctgctgtcGGTGCACGAGCTGAGCATGTACACGCTGCATCACGTGCAGGGCTGCAGCGCCGTGGACGGGCGGGGGCTCCAGCCGGGCCTGGAGAAACTTCACGAGATGatcctgaagaggaagaagatgatgaagcacagcaggaacaggaggaggtga
- the tmem106a gene encoding transmembrane protein 106A, whose translation MVLSGCKELEPEMEKEKEKALKHFPPYGSINATCASDTCPTCRGTGRIPRDHEDQLVAVIPCNDVRLKPRRTKLYVLISMALCLLVCCLVLFFLFPRSITLTPVSVLSVMVYFRPDSVDLQVTNLINITNENFVPVNIVDFSIQGVISKAVIGKTKISNLGAIQSRSQSSYAIKTDLPISDPGLNVYCKSNTIKIHILFLELQMTMNVSYLSHTEQLSVDAFEYVDCGTNSTIPHPVS comes from the exons ATGGTTCTATCCGGCTGCAAAGAGCTGGAGccagagatggagaaggagaaggagaaggcgCTGAAGCATTTCCCTCCGTACGGGTCCATAAACGCCACCTGTGCGAGCGACACCTGCCCCACCTGCCGCGGCACCGGCAGGATCCCCAGAG ACCATGAAGATCAGCTGGTTGCCGTGATTCCGTGTAACGACGTGCGGCTCAAACCAAGACGAAC GAAGCTGTACGTGCTCATCTCCATGGCGCTGTGCCTCCTGGTCTGCTGCCtggtcctcttcttcctgttccCCCGCAGCATCACGCTCACCCCCGTGTCCGTGCTGTCGGTCATGGTCTACTTCAGACCGGATTCGGTGGATTTGCAGGTCACG AATCTCATCAACATCACCAACGAGAACTTTGTCCCGGTCAACATTGTGGACTTCAGCATTCAGGGTGTGATCTCGAAAGCCGTCATCGGCAAGACCAAGATCTCCAACCTGGGCGCCATCCAGTCCCGCTCCCAATCATCG TACGCCATCAAAACTGACCTGCCAATCTCAGACCCGGGCTTGAA CGTGTACTGCAAGTCCAACACCATCAAGATTCACATCCTGTTCCTGGAACTGCA GATGACCATGAACGTCTCTTATCTCTCCCACACGGAGCAGCTGTCGGTCGACGCCTTCGAGTACGTCGACTGTGGCACCAACTCAACCATCCCGCATCCGGTGAGCTGA
- the nbr1a gene encoding LOW QUALITY PROTEIN: NBR1 autophagy cargo receptor a (The sequence of the model RefSeq protein was modified relative to this genomic sequence to represent the inferred CDS: deleted 2 bases in 1 codon), whose protein sequence is MGLPVTIKVNFRGNVKRFLAQDLDKLEWESVEAWIKASFGINHFQVKYFDEDNEEICINSQDEYEEAIKSAEKQGNQLHMNVYKMKGQACGGPLKTEVKELKGDLRPAPPYPSRVKTVDKGTQVTPEREAVAVKDTKGSKPEDEPPPMWFRSYMEKFKDEVVKEVVERMCSDFSGQCCTHKSPDGNLEAASGVGGVMGPLPGPSTSNGSLGYTPNCSSCHKLTSDGAYKCSVCPSCILCEMCRHSHDPSHNLVRTKTPLSIPEHGMSGELRFPRRGDRTVRKAERQRLKAERRQLRAEVKEIKKKLRLEKRGLQWSGPSTSGRANLANMASASTQVPALPPSTASDRASGPAPAQGPIPAPVPDPQASSPEGPGVSHTSLVPTMAALFLDENLPDGTRLEPGTKFIKYWKMRNSGTISWTSETKLTFMWGNLGLASEERREVPVPSLLPGQVGVVSVAFVAPGLEGTYTSHWRLAHCGCQFGPRVWCSIVVERGSGRGALGHQSKRRKEEVRSLVKEKRSKDGLFDLSVDLNHDDFYFPSVELLTAQDLLSFELLDINIVQELEKVPTNTPEDLTPCISPLPHEAPPFSQLKDEAEVPGVTKLFGLKLRPRTEPQEPPLTLEEDREEEISGAQFLCETVMRSLTLEEAPDHRPLRRTQHSSHRPQVVSRGPSFCSERAEAEAAPEEKEEVCAAKLESIAVAQSPGRRREEDGKPDLLQDPAKESPPDDKEEDNVVTLDVIQHTRNAHEEATRGEDWEEVSSQASSVSSCDDYIILPDCFDTSRPLGESVHVAPPATVTSAEAHRRGRRTGRRRTPDLDGPEGGRGAAGGGAGGGVVGEDVAPAAPPGSGSVNQLLCTSQTLDTVMLTPEVAPAPALPPVPLLSPPALYSPRSEALYLAEDPSPPACDPYDPRPPRVHLNVSSGLSRSAGSASSAFETYTPRPSNALQLRGQGGIREGLVKGALSVAASAYKALFTGPNCSVQQGIDLGAKQDPSMMAMLLEMGFRDQRLNQQLLKKHSYSLLHTVNELVQMAEERQSKAGGAQPH, encoded by the exons ATGGGTCTGCCTGTCACCATTAAAGTCAATTTCCGGGGGAACGTGAAGAGATTTCTGGCCCAAGATTTGGATAAACTGGAGTGGGAATCCGTGGAAGCCTGG ATTAAAGCCTCTTTTGGTATCAACCATTTTCAAGTCAAGTACTTTGATGAAGATAACGAAGAG atctGCATAAACAGTCAAG ATGAATATGAAGAAGCCATCAAG AGCGCCGAGAAGCAGGGCAACCAGTTACACATGAACGTGTACAAGATGAAAGGTCAGGCGTGCGGCGGTCCGCTGAAGACTGAGGTGAAGGAGCTGAAAGGAGACCTCCGGCCCGCTCCTCCGTACCCCTCACGGGTCAAGACGGTGGACAAGGGCACGCAGGTCACCCCGGAGAGGGAAGCT GTGGCGGTCAAGGACACCAAGGGCAGCAAACCCGAAGACGAGCCGCCTCCCATGTGGTTCCGGTcctacatggagaag TTCAAAGACGAGGTGGTGAAAGAGGTAGTGGAGAGGATGTGCAGCGACTTCTCCGGCCAGTGTTGCACTCACAAATCTCCTGATGGGAACCTAGAAGCCGCCAGTGGCGTCGGCGGCGTTATGGGCCCCCTGCCGGGTCCTTCCACCTCCAACGGATCCCTCGGCTACACCCccaactgcagcagctgccacAAACTCACCTCTGACGGCGCCTACAAGTGCAG CGTGTGCCCGTCCTGCATCCTGTGTGAGATGTGCAGACACAGCCACGACCCCAGCCACAACCTCGTGAGAACCAAGACGCCTCTGTCCATCCCCGAGCACGGAATGTCGGGAGAGCTGAG GTTTCCGAGGCGAGGAGACAGGACCGTTCGGAAAGCGGAGCGGCAGCGGCTCAAAGCTGAAAGGAGGCAGCTGAGAGCCGAAGTGAAAGAAATCAAGAAAAAACTGAGACTGGAGAAGAGGGGGCTGCAGTGGAGCGGGCCCTCTACCTCAGGCAGAGCCAACCTGGCGAACATGGCCTCAGCGTCCACCCAGGTTCCGGCCTTGCCCCCCTCTACTGCCTCAGACAGAGCCTCAGGTCCGGCCCCAGCCCAAGGCCCCATCCCCGCCCCGGTCCCTGATCCCCAGGCGTCTAGTCCAGA GGGTCCCGGGGTCTCGCACACCTCCTTGGTGCCCACTATGGCTGCCTTGTTTCTGGACGAAAATCTGCCGGACGGCACCCGTCTGGAGCCCGGAACCAAGTTCATCAAATACTGGAAGATGAGGAACTCGGGAACTATCAGCTGGACCTCAGAGACTAAG CTGACGTTCATGTGGGGGAACCTGGGCCTGGCGtccgaggagaggagggaggtgcCGGTCCCCTCGCTGCTGCCCGGACAGGTGGGCGTGGTCAGCGTGGCCTTTGTCGCTCCGGGGCTGGAGGGGACGTACACCTCCCACTGGCGACTGGCGCACTGCGGGTGTCAGTTCGGCCCGCGCGTGTGGTGCAGCATCGTGGTGGAGCGGGGCAGCGGCCGCGGCGCCCTCGGGCATCAGAGCAAACGACGG aaggaggaggtgaggtCTTTGGTGAAGGAAAAGAGGTCCAAAGATGGCCTCTTTGACCTGTCTGTGGACCTGAACCATGACGACTTCTACTTCCCCTCCGTGGAACTGCTGACCGCACAG GATCTTCTCTCCTTTGAACTGCTGGATATAAACATcgtgcaggagctggagaaggttcCCACTAACACCCCCGAGG ATTTGACCCCCTGCATATCTCCGCTGCCCCACGAGGCGCCGCCGTTCTCGCAGCTGAAGGACGAGGCCGAGGTCCCGGGGGTCACGAAGCTCTTCG GACTCAAACTGAGGCCGCGGACGGAGCCGCAGGAGCCgcctctgaccctggaggaggaccgGGAGGAGGAGATCAGCGGGGCCCAGTTCCTCTGCGAGACCGTGATGCGCTCCCTCACCTTGGAGGAAGCCCCCGACCACAGACCCCTGCGCAGGACCcagcacagcagccacagaccaCAGG TCGTCTCCCGCGGGCCCAGCTTCTGTTCGGAGCGagctgaagcagaagcagcgccggaggaaaaggaggaagtttGTGCCGCCAAGCTTGAGAGTATAGCCGTGGCCCAAAGCCCCGGGCGGAGACGGGAAGAGGACGGGAAGCCCG ATCTTTTACAGGACCCAGCGAAGGAAAGTCCCCCGGATgacaaggaggaggacaacGTGGTGACCCTAGATGTCATCCAACACACGAGGAACGCCCACGAGGAG gccaccagaggagaagactggGAGGAG GTCAGCAGCCAggcctcctccgtctcctcctgcgATGATTACATCATCCTCCCAGACTGCTTTGATACCAGCCGTCCTCTGGGCGAGTCTGTGCACGTGGCGCCTCCCGCCACCGTGACGTCAGCAGAAGCccacaggagggggaggaggacgggacGGAGGAGGACACCCGACCTTGACGGCCCAGAGGGGGGGCGAGGAGCAGCGGGAGGAGGCGCTGGAGGAGGAGTCGTCGGAGAAGACGTGGCTCCAGCCGCCCCCCCAGGCAGCGGCAGCGTGAACCAGCTCCTGTGCACCTCCCAGACCCTGGACACGGTGATGCTCACCCCTGAAGTGGCCCCTGCTCCGGCGCTGCCCCCCGTCCCCCTGCTGTCCCCGCCGGCCCTCTACTCCCCCAG GTCCGAGGCGCTGTACCTGGCCGAAGACCCCAGCCCCCCTGCCTGCGACCCGTACGACCCGCGCCCTCCCCGGGTCCATCTCAACG TTTCTTCTGGACTGTCACGATCAGCTGGTTCAGCATCCAGTGCCTTTGAGACATACACCCCCAGGCCCAGCAACGCTCTGCAGCtgag GGGCCAGGGAGGCATCAGAGAGGGACTCGTTAAGGGGGCCCTTTCTGTGGCGGCGTCCGCGTACAAGGCTCTCTTCACCGGACCAAACTGCTCGGTGCAG cagggcATCGACCTGGGCGCCAAGCAGGACCCTTCCATGATGGCCATGCTCCTGGAGATGGGCTTCAGAGACCAGCGgctgaaccagcagctgctgaagaagcaCAGCTACAGCCTGCTGCACACCGTCAACGAGCTGGTGCAGATGGCCGAGGAGCGGCAGAGCAAGGCCGGCGGCGCGCAGCCGCACTGA
- the psme3 gene encoding proteasome activator complex subunit 3 isoform X2: MSSLLKVDSEIKTKVDAFRERITSEAEDLVANFFPKKLLELDAFLKDPAINITELKDIHSEINLTVPDPILVPHLHDGLETNAKKRKLEDGGGEDMVGGTKVFVMPGGMMKSNANLVDLIEKVKPEIRTLIEKCNTVKMWVQLLIPRIEDGNNFGVSIQEETVAELRTVEGEAASYLDQISRYYITRAKLVSKIAKYPHVEDYRRTVTEIDEKEYISLKIIVSELRNQYVTLHDMILKNIEKIKRPRSSNAEALY, encoded by the exons ATGTCTTCACTCCTCAAGGTGGACAGCGAAATTAAAACCAAG GTTGATGCATTCAGGGAACGTATAACTTCAGAA gcagAGGATCTAGTTGCAAATTTTTTCCCAAAGAAGTTGCTGGAACTTGATGCCTTTCTTAAG GATCCAGCCATTAACATAACTGAGCTGAAGGACATCCATTCAGAGATTAATCTGACGGTTCCAGACCCCATCCTGGTCCCACACCTACACGATGGACTAGAAACA AATGCCAAAAAGAGAAAGCTGGAAGATGGAGGTGGGGAGGACATGG TGGGTGGCACTAAGGTCTTTGTCATGCCTGGTGGGATGATGAAGAGCAACGCAAACCTTGTCGACCTTATTGAAAAGGTCAAACCAGAGATTAGGACACTTATAGAGAAATGTAACACG GTCAAAATGTGGGTTCAGCTGCTCATCCCCAGAATAGAGGACGGCAACAACTTCGGGGTGTCCATCCAGGAGGAGACGGTAGCTGAACTCAGAACGGtggaaggagaagcagcttCTTACCTCGACCAGATATCGAG ATATTATATCACAAGGGCAAAGCTGGTTTCCAAAATAGCGAAATACCCACATGTG GAGGACTATCGGCGCACAGTAACAGAGATTGATGAGAAGGAATACATCAGTTTGAAGATCATAGTTTCCGAGCTCCGAAACCAATAT GTAACGTTACACGACATGATCCTGAAGAACATCGAGAAGATCAAGAGGCCTCGGAGCAGTAACGCCGAAGCCTTGTACTGA
- the psme3 gene encoding proteasome activator complex subunit 3 isoform X1, whose product MSSLLKVDSEIKTKVDAFRERITSEAEDLVANFFPKKLLELDAFLKDPAINITELKDIHSEINLTVPDPILVPHLHDGLETQNAKKRKLEDGGGEDMVGGTKVFVMPGGMMKSNANLVDLIEKVKPEIRTLIEKCNTVKMWVQLLIPRIEDGNNFGVSIQEETVAELRTVEGEAASYLDQISRYYITRAKLVSKIAKYPHVEDYRRTVTEIDEKEYISLKIIVSELRNQYVTLHDMILKNIEKIKRPRSSNAEALY is encoded by the exons ATGTCTTCACTCCTCAAGGTGGACAGCGAAATTAAAACCAAG GTTGATGCATTCAGGGAACGTATAACTTCAGAA gcagAGGATCTAGTTGCAAATTTTTTCCCAAAGAAGTTGCTGGAACTTGATGCCTTTCTTAAG GATCCAGCCATTAACATAACTGAGCTGAAGGACATCCATTCAGAGATTAATCTGACGGTTCCAGACCCCATCCTGGTCCCACACCTACACGATGGACTAGAAACA CAGAATGCCAAAAAGAGAAAGCTGGAAGATGGAGGTGGGGAGGACATGG TGGGTGGCACTAAGGTCTTTGTCATGCCTGGTGGGATGATGAAGAGCAACGCAAACCTTGTCGACCTTATTGAAAAGGTCAAACCAGAGATTAGGACACTTATAGAGAAATGTAACACG GTCAAAATGTGGGTTCAGCTGCTCATCCCCAGAATAGAGGACGGCAACAACTTCGGGGTGTCCATCCAGGAGGAGACGGTAGCTGAACTCAGAACGGtggaaggagaagcagcttCTTACCTCGACCAGATATCGAG ATATTATATCACAAGGGCAAAGCTGGTTTCCAAAATAGCGAAATACCCACATGTG GAGGACTATCGGCGCACAGTAACAGAGATTGATGAGAAGGAATACATCAGTTTGAAGATCATAGTTTCCGAGCTCCGAAACCAATAT GTAACGTTACACGACATGATCCTGAAGAACATCGAGAAGATCAAGAGGCCTCGGAGCAGTAACGCCGAAGCCTTGTACTGA
- the g6pc1a.1 gene encoding glucose-6-phosphatase a, catalytic subunit, tandem duplicate 1, whose translation MDLLHSWGVELAVYLQTSYSGYQDVFSVASTVADLHTTFFFFFPVWFHLRRDAALRLIWVAVLGDWINLVLKWVLFGERPYWWVQETRFYGAGPRPGLQQFPITCETGPGSPSGHAMGASAVWYVMVTALLSAAAERRCPPLLFNFLRMFLWVLMGLVLLLVCMSRVFMAAHFPHQVIAGLLSGVLVAEVVSRQKWIYGASLRNYVCTTLFLTSFAIGFYLLLKAVGVDLLWTMEKAQRWCVRPEWVHLDTTPFASLLRNMGTLLGLGLGLQLGLGLGLQLPQSGGVSSKAGRITASLLLLQLLDRWTFSSEDLLTFYFLSFAKSAVALLIPTLLVPWALCCVFERNARSKDL comes from the exons ATGGACCTTCTCCACAGCTGGGGGGTCGAGCTGGCCGTCTACCTGCAGACCAGCTACAGCGGATACCAGGACGTCTTCAGTGTGGCCTCCACGGTGGCCGACCTGCacaccaccttcttcttcttcttccccgtCTGGTTCCACCTGCGGCGGGATGCCGCGCTCCGCCTCATCTGGGTGGCGGTCCTCGGGGACTGGATCAACCTGGTCCTGAAGTG GGTTCTGTTTGGGGAGAGGCCGTACTGGTGGGTTCAGGAGACCCGGTTTTATGGAGCCGGACCGAGACCAGGTCTGCAGCAGTTTCCCATCACCTGTGAGACCGGACCAG gaagCCCCTCGGGCCACGCCATGGGCGCCTCTGCTGTCTGGTATGTGATGGTGACGGCGCTGCTGtcggctgcagcagagaggcgcTGCCCCCCTCTGCTGTTCAA TTTCCTGCGGATGTTCCTCTGGGTGCTGAtgggcctggtgctgctgctggtctgcaTGTCCAGGGTCTTCATGGCGGCTCACTTCCCACATCAGGTCATCGCCGGGCTCCTGTCAG GGGTTCTTGTGGCTGAGGTGGTCTCCAGGCAGAAGTGGATCTACGGCGCCAGCTTGAGGAACTACGTCTGCACcaccctcttcctcacctccttcGCCATCGGCTTCTACCTGCTCCTCAAGGCCGTGGGCGTGGACCTGCTGTGGACCATGGAGAAAGCCCAGAGGTGGTGCGTGAGGCCAGAGTGGGTGCACCTAGACACCACGCCGTTCGCCAGCCTCCTGCGTAACATGGGCACCCTGCTGGGCCTGGGTCTGGGCCTGCAGCTGggcctgggtctgggtctgcagCTGCCCCAGAGTGGAGGCGTCAGCTCCAAGGCTGGAAGGATCACAGCCTCTTTacttctgcttcagctcctgGACAGGTGGACGTTTTCTTCTGAAGACCTTCTGactttctacttcctgtcttttgcTAAAAGCGCAGTTGCGCTTTTGATCCCGACTCTTTTGGTTCCCTGGGCTCTCTGCTGCGTTTTCGAGAGGAACGCCAGATCCAAGGATTTGTGA
- the g6pc1a.2 gene encoding glucose-6-phosphatase catalytic subunit 1: MDALMDAAQGFGVSSTHYLQTNYQDAQGLFLWVSWAADLRNTFFIFFPLWFHLQASVGIKLIWVAVIGDWLNLVFKWILFGERPYWWVHETGYYANSARPHIEQYPMTCETGPGSPSGHAMGAAGIYYTLVTSILAILTSKKTHGRRKTANRYRYLKAALWTLFCGVQVCVCLSRVFIAAHFPHQVVAGVISGVIVAEAFNRTRWIYGASMRKYFCTTLFLTSFAVGFYLLLKAVGVDLLWTMEKAQRWCVRPEWVHLDTTPFASLLRNMGTLFGLGLGLHSPLYAETKKSNSKLAKVVCVVTSLVLLHLFDSFKPPTHTAALFYLLSFSKSATVPLVTISIIPYCVSGVLNLHRKAA, translated from the exons ATGGACGCTCTGATGGACGCCGCGCAGGGCTTCGGGGTGAGCAGCACCCACTACCTGCAGACCAACTACCAGGACGCCCAGGGCCTGttcctgtgggtctcctgggCCGCAGACCTCAGGAAcaccttcttcatcttcttcccgCTGTGGTTCCACCTGCAGGCGTCGGTGGGCATCAAGCTCATCTGGGTGGCCGTGATCGGAGACTGGCTGAACCTGGTCTTCAAATG GATTCTGTTTGGCGAGAGGCCTTACTGGTGGGTCCACGAGACCGGTTACTACGCCAACTCGGCCCGCCCTCACATCGAGCAGTACCCCATGACCTGTGAGACCGGACCAG GTAGCCCCTCGGGTCACGCCATGGGCGCCGCGGGCATCTACTACACCCTGGTGACCTCCATCCTCGCCATCCTGACCAGCAAGAAGACGCACGGGCGCAGGAAAACCGCCAACAGATACAG GTACCTGAAGGCTGCTCTCTGGACGCTGTTCTGTGGGGTCCAGGTGTGCGTCTGCCTCTCCAGGGTCTTCATCGCAGCACACTTCCCCCACCAGGTGGTCGCTGGCGTGATCTCAG GTGTGATCGTGGCGGAGGCCTTCAACAGGACTCGCTGGATCTACGGCGCCAGCATGAGGAAATACTTCTGCACcaccctcttcctcacctccttcGCCGTCGGCTTCTACCTGCTCCTCAAAGCCGTGGGCGTGGACCTGCTGTGGACCATGGAGAAGGCCCAGAGGTGGTGCGTGAGGCCCGAGTGGGTGCACCTGGACACCACGCCGTTCGCCAGCCTCCTGCGTAACATGGGCACCCTGTtcggcctgggcctgggcctgcaCTCGCCCCTCTACGCCGAGACCAAGAAGAGCAACAGCAAGCTGGCCAAGGTGGTGTGTGTCGTCACctcgctggtgctgctgcattTGTTCGACTCCTTCAAGCCGCCCACGCACACCGCCGCCCTCTTCTACCTGCTGTCCTTCTCCAAGAGCGCCACGGTGCCGCTggtcaccatcagcatcatcccGTACTGCGTGAGCGGAGTGCTGAACCTGCACAGGAAGGCGGCGTGA